Proteins co-encoded in one Paraburkholderia terrae genomic window:
- a CDS encoding CaiB/BaiF CoA transferase family protein produces MEGWALSSTAALKGLRVLDLTRLLPGPVATLRLAEMGADVLKIEAPGAGDATRTMMQSSTDRVAGRPGAFYRLVNRGKRETRLDLKSEGGRTVLMALAREADVLIESFRPGVMERLGLGYDVLRVINPKLVYCAISGYGADGPFAQLAGHDLNYIGYAGVLDQLASRDGAPIVPNFQIADLLGGALSAVNQILAALWAVARGGDGRFVDVSMAHCTYANNVVAQVALANDGTAPVAGSSLLNGGVPCYNLYRTLDGRWLAVGALELKFWETLCMALDRPDWATRHWSLGQAIAGPDAVQLIKDVADVIATRTLDEWAALLVPLDCCVSPVLTPAEAAQHPLFNAAAREALMEQQASDGESD; encoded by the coding sequence ATGGAGGGCTGGGCATTGTCGTCTACTGCCGCACTGAAGGGCTTGCGCGTGCTCGATCTGACACGCCTGTTGCCCGGTCCCGTCGCGACGCTCCGGCTCGCGGAAATGGGCGCCGACGTGTTGAAGATCGAAGCGCCCGGCGCCGGCGACGCAACGCGCACGATGATGCAAAGCAGCACCGACCGCGTGGCGGGACGGCCCGGCGCGTTCTACCGGCTGGTGAATCGCGGCAAGCGCGAAACGCGGCTCGACTTGAAGTCCGAAGGCGGACGCACCGTGCTGATGGCGCTCGCGCGCGAAGCGGACGTGCTGATCGAGAGCTTCCGGCCCGGCGTGATGGAGCGGCTTGGCCTCGGCTACGACGTGTTGCGCGTGATCAATCCCAAGCTCGTCTACTGCGCGATTTCGGGGTATGGCGCGGATGGGCCGTTTGCGCAGCTGGCCGGGCATGATCTGAATTACATCGGCTATGCGGGTGTGCTCGATCAACTGGCGTCGCGCGACGGCGCGCCGATCGTGCCCAACTTCCAGATTGCGGATCTGCTGGGCGGCGCGCTGTCGGCGGTCAATCAGATTCTCGCGGCACTGTGGGCCGTGGCGCGCGGCGGCGATGGGCGGTTCGTCGATGTGTCGATGGCGCATTGCACGTACGCGAACAACGTCGTCGCGCAAGTCGCGCTCGCCAACGACGGCACGGCGCCCGTCGCGGGCAGCAGCCTGCTCAATGGCGGCGTGCCCTGCTACAACCTGTATCGCACGCTCGACGGGCGCTGGCTCGCCGTCGGCGCGCTCGAACTCAAATTCTGGGAAACGCTGTGCATGGCGCTCGACCGCCCCGACTGGGCGACGCGCCACTGGAGCCTCGGCCAGGCGATCGCCGGACCGGACGCGGTGCAGTTGATCAAGGACGTGGCCGACGTGATCGCCACGCGGACGCTCGACGAATGGGCCGCGCTGCTGGTGCCGCTGGATTGTTGCGTGTCGCCCGTGCTGACGCCGGCGGAAGCCGCCCAGCATCCGCTCTTCAATGCGGCCGCGCGCGAGGCGCTGATGGAGCAGCAGGCAAGCGACGGGGAATCGGACTAG